From one Lolium rigidum isolate FL_2022 chromosome 4, APGP_CSIRO_Lrig_0.1, whole genome shotgun sequence genomic stretch:
- the LOC124707280 gene encoding uncharacterized protein LOC124707280 yields the protein MAVREEPYSGVAGAVMPNSRCCWRQPEEGIDGRAAGCSGTTQHVRPIPQSPAHVCSWIFFKGEEMHLLLTLWLHMGSNQLYEKHLCIYTLRNSEWAFRCYGLLLISTITHVISVVSVSQKKNSVVIASNRDL from the exons ATGGCCGTGCGGGAGGAGCCCTACAGCGGCGTCGCCGGCGCCGTGATGCCCAACAGCAGGTGCTGCTGGAG GCAGCCGGAGGAGGGAATTGATGGTCGTGCCGCTGGATGCAGCGGTACAACGCAGCACGTGAGACCAATTCCTCAATCTCCTGCCCATGTTTGTAGCTGGATTTTTTTCAAGGGAGAAGAAATGCATCTCCTTTTAACGCTTTGGTTGCACATGGGTTCAAATCAGCTGTATGAAAAACATCTGTGCATATATACTTTGAGAAATTCAGAATGGGCATTTAGATGCTATGGTCTGCTGCTGATTAGTACTATTACCCATGTAATTTCTGTTGTTagcgtttcacaaaaaaaaaattctgttgtTATAGCGAGCAACAGGGATTTGTAG